The DNA segment TTCCAATAACACGGATTTGTCTTGCTCCCAAAAACTGAGATATGCATGTATACTTCAAAAAGAAAGCTCATATTATGTTTAAGGTGTTTTATATCCAGAAATATCTACAAAGTGCCTTGTCataagagaaaaattatttcgatttcctctttttattttatgtaatattcaattaaatttggaaataacactatttttttttcaatattacatgATATTATGTACTATTCTTCTATGGAATTCCTACATGTCGTTACCTTtgttgtatcttgcaacctttccatcaaaaagaaaccaaaaaaaaaaaaaagccaaaaaacgATTGGTAGTTAGGGAATTTTTCCCAAgtgtggaattattattcaaaaattgttaggAATTGTTGACAGATTAATAAcagataatttaaattcaaccaatgaacgttcataacactgataaagggaaaagaagcagaaaatcGACGTCcgattgtaaaatattttgtaaacttaTATGTTAGTGAGCCGtgtctattatattttatatcaattatagaGGCCCAATCTTTCTTTATTGTAAAGTGGGTTTTTTCTATAAGGAAAAATAGTCACTGCTTGTATCAATATATcgaccatatatatatatttaaagccCACTAGGCATACCTTTATTTACAATTCTGACaaacataaacaaacaaacattctcACTGAATATAACACACTCCTTACATCCTAACTGATATGAGTTTAtgacaaaacaataataaggaaaatgacaataaaaatcacagcttttttcattcttttttcttccaCACTAGTACCACTACCCAACCAGTTTCTGACGTCGATACttgtagtttttctttaaattttacttgaCATATACTTACCAAAGGATTCACTCTATTACACTCGTAGAAAATTTGTGCTGACGTTTCTATTTTCTCACTACAGAATGTGCAGTTCATAATATATCgactataattaaatttatgtagtatatGATACTATAATGGCTAATTAGAGGATTTATATGTTCAGAACTTAATTATACAAGGGAAACTATTCCTTGTCATTCATGTTCTAAACTatctattttcaataatttaatctaCTTTTAAGCATGCatgtataagtatttatttaaagaagtttttGCTATAAGCcaatattcattataattatatatacttggTGTACATATATCTTTCGTTACTAAGTAACACTGTACATCATTCAAATTAAAACTTTCTTAGTGAAGGTATTTTTAGCTCTGTTGTAATTACTAAAACCCATATTACTGCTACCTAAATGCATTCATTAAACTTGATTTTCAGATTCAAGGTTGTAagttttctaattataattacttaacCTTAAccttataaattgataaaataacgttatatgaatcatttttgtgcgaaataaaattgtatatcaaTAAATAGTAGCCAATTTCAGTTTCTAAACTTTAATTAGTCATTGAAGTAAGGACTGCAAATATGAGGATAGTGTTGtgacgataccaatattttcttaCTGGTTACGGTACTAATTTAGATATCGGTATTTCAGTACTATTCGATaatttttcgactaaaaatattgttattattatttttttttttttttttttgggggggttcTTGGTTAGAAATTTGAGTGGTTGGATCATCGGTGTacccatttttttatgatgtcatgGAGCCAGTTCCAATATCAGTTTATTAAAGTATCGTTTTATATGAGTCAGTACCCGGTGCCAGTATTGTATCGGTATACCAAACAACAACACTATATGAGTACTATATTAAATCTCTAGCAGTAGTTCCCAGTATTCTCCGTAGTAATTAAGCGTTAGCTCAAATACaagttttgctttaataatatagaagatcacTCCTCAATAAATCCTTAgtattactctccgttttttatgagcacactcacacataaTTACTCAAcacttatatcaatttataggGCGTgatctctcctcaagaatgaaaaaataataataagacttggagaaaaaaaaaaataatatgatgggatgagtagagttgacatgtttgtaacgaaaaaaaaagcacaaagaGAATACAGGAGCGAGGTATATGGtactacttaattaaaaaacttgatAGTATCAACTGTCTGTTATGCGATTTTgtgggagagaaaatgaatagtccagaaaacatattttaattttatatatattcattttattatgcatttttaaaacaatttataggCTATATGCATACGCCagcaatatttcataatacatatacatttttatttctcagatcagacaatatttatgatataaatcagGGAGCATTCTATACAGAGCACCCTgttactgtttttcatacaCACAGAcaaacagataaactttgcttcattaataagAAGATATCCATCTTAAAATGCCCTCCTATGTAGAATTAAAGAAATCATGCAATTTcgaatgataaattattttaagttataaatgtTTTGGTACTAAATAcgtcatttaaataatatacaatattttatcacTTTGTCGTAGGATTCCGAGAATGTCAAAGTTATTGTACGAGTGCGTCCACTTAGTGAAAAGGAGTTGGAGTCTGGATTTCAATGCATCATTGATGTCGACCCCATTCAAGGTGCAATCACACTCCATAATCCATCCAATAACATCAATACCCGAGAAACCCCAcctaaacaatttaatttcaacacTGTATTCCCTCCAGATGTTCGTCAAATGGATGTGTATAATCGAGTTGCACGTCCAATTGTGGATAATGTACTCAAAGGTGAGTCTCGTTATGAATAATTTAGTATAACTAAGAATAGAAAATACTTTAGTCATTGATTATagatacttatataattaaaacccATCCACATCATTTAAGGTTACAATGGTACTATATTTGCATACGGGCAAACGGGAACAGGAAAAACTTTCACGATGGAAGGAGATCGGTCGGTTTCCGAACTCAAGGGAATCATTCCAAATAGTTTTGCTCATATATTTGGTCATATCGCAAAACAAGAGGATGACATTAAATTCTTAGTTCGAGTATCTTATTTGGAGATTTATAATGAAGAAGTACGAGATCTCCTTGGTAAAGATCAAAAGATGAGGCTAGAAGTGAAGGAAAGGCCTGATATTGGAGTGTATGTCAAAGATTTAAGTGCATTTGCAGTGAATAATGCTGACGATATGGACCGTATTATGACAATGGGTAATAAAAATCGCTCTGTTGGAGCCACAAACATGAACGCTCATTCCTCAAGGTAGGATCGCtgtgaataataattacacttTTTGTACATGCTTGAATCTTTCAGATCACACGCAATATTCAGCATCACCATTGAATGTTCTGAAAAAGGTCCTGATGGTCAGCAGCATGTTCGTGTTGGTAAGCTCCATTTAGTAGATCTTGCAGGATCCGAAAGACAATCCAAAACAGGAGCCACTGGGGTTCGCCTTCGAGAGgcaactaaaattaatttaagtctTTCAACACTTGGAAATGTTATATCTGCACTTGTTGATGGAAAAAGCTCTCACATTCCATATAGAAATTCCAAATTAACACGCCTACTACAAGACTCTTTGGGAGGCAATTCTAAAACGCTCATGTTTGCTAATGTAGGCCCAGCAGAGTATAACTATGACGAAACTTTAAGTACGCTAAGATATGCTTGCCGAGCCAAGAACATTAGAAATTATGCTAAAGTAAATGAAGACCCCAAAGATGCTCTTATGaagcaatatcaaaaagaaattgggGAACTTAAACGAATGTTGAGGGAAGAAGAGAGTTCTCCTGAGGATGAAGAGGGCTCAGACGAAATATCGGATATCGAGGAGGATCCTATgaataacaatttaaagaaatgtaAAATCGAAGAAAAAAGACAATTGATAGAAGATGAAAGAAAGAAGCTAAAAGAGGCTAAGAACATGGCTGAAGAGGAAAGGGATCGACTTCAAACAGCACTTTTGAATCATGAACGTGAATTGCAACTTGCTGAGAAGGAAAAGGAAGAGATACGAAGTGCGTAAATGtacctatttaatttaaactaatCTTAACATGGGCTAGTAATACTATGCGACAAAAATTTTGTTCATTGTGTGAAACCCACATTCAATacttatttaagccatagaatacaaaaatgagcagtaaaatattcaacattttataaatttggccTTTAgagctttttttcaaaaagtttaaatagaataattacGATTTTCAGTCATATTCCGACGTGAAATAACTACGagtatatagatgaaaattaaactttatacatcataaaaaatattggaagatTAATGattttactttatcttgatagcaattcctaaaaaatgtatctaataaaagaaatatattaattcaaaggatctgtttaaaaattatattttttcattatttttcaactgtttTATATGATagctaaaattaaagaatacaccttatattacaactttaaaaaatattaataagaactCATTCAAGTTTAACTAATTAATCATCAACACACAAATAAGAGGAAGATAAGTAGAACAatagacagctgacaaaaaataaaacgttaATTTGCATGTCTCTGGGTTAACAGCATGTCcagataatgattttttaatatgtggtaatatgtaaaaaaacgaGAGGtctaacatatatttatgtaaataaataaatttattctattctATGTTATTTCAGATAAACTAAGTACCTTAGAAAAGAAGATAATCGTTGGTGGTGAGAATCTTCTCGAGAAAGCTGAAGCTCAAGAAAGACTCCTTGCCGAAAATGCTAATCAACTTGCAGAAACGATtgccaaagaaaataatctaagaAACAAGTTGAAAGAAAAGGAGGCTGAGCGATTAGACATAGAAGAAAAATACTCTTCTCTCCAGGATGAAGCTGCTGGAAAAACGAGAAAATTGAAGAAggtattaattactaattacattCTTATCaaacaatgataaatatttacatataaaattgaatctttAGGTGTGGACCATGCTTCAGTCAGCTAAATCCGAGCTGGTAGACCTTCAACAAGAGCAGCAACGCGAAATGGAGGGTCTTCTCGATAACGTACGACAACTAACTAGAGAGCTCCGACTCCAAATGCTTGTGATAGACTCTTACATTCCATCTGAATATCAAGCTCTCATAGAGAGACATGTACAATGGAATGAAGATATCGGAGAATGGCAGCTTCGTTGTGTAGCATATACTGGAAATAATATGAGAAAAAGATCCATGCCTactgagaagaaaaaaaaacgaaaacaaaGAGGTACTGGAGGAGGGCACAATGCTGCAGGGGATTGGCAAAATATGATTAATCTTGAACTCTCAAAACTTTACAAAGAATATGAGGACGCAGTCTTTGATAGACCAAAAACGGCTGGAGGGAATCGACGACCCAAAAGCTCAAGATCTCATCGTAGGATGAATAATAATTGAGGTTATCTACTACGGATAATATtgcatatgtatttaattgttaaatgagcactttatttattaagttatttcaaaattttgatccTACATtccattcatattattataaataaaataagtattatttttggaCCCTTGAATAAATCACGGGATGATAAAATACGGCAAAAATATTTCGataatttacatacaaaataataattttaaccgatacaatacatattaatcCCAGTCataaatttctattaaccttgttatATTCTAGAATTTATGTTATACTTTTTCACATCGACTTTGTGTATTTCTTATACAttccaattaaatttatttttcattaataaatttttggtttgaaaagtttaaataaacaGGATATGACTTGCAACGATAATCATCAGAATCCAAGTGACTTATAACTCGTTAGTAGTATTCCATTCCATATATTTTACAGCTAATTCAAGGtatatattttgagtattttagtcATCACATCTCAAAACGGA comes from the Lepeophtheirus salmonis chromosome 4, UVic_Lsal_1.4, whole genome shotgun sequence genome and includes:
- the Klp64D gene encoding kinesin-like protein KIF3A, with amino-acid sequence MSKDTENHKDSENVKVIVRVRPLSEKELESGFQCIIDVDPIQGAITLHNPSNNINTRETPPKQFNFNTVFPPDVRQMDVYNRVARPIVDNVLKGYNGTIFAYGQTGTGKTFTMEGDRSVSELKGIIPNSFAHIFGHIAKQEDDIKFLVRVSYLEIYNEEVRDLLGKDQKMRLEVKERPDIGVYVKDLSAFAVNNADDMDRIMTMGNKNRSVGATNMNAHSSRSHAIFSITIECSEKGPDGQQHVRVGKLHLVDLAGSERQSKTGATGVRLREATKINLSLSTLGNVISALVDGKSSHIPYRNSKLTRLLQDSLGGNSKTLMFANVGPAEYNYDETLSTLRYACRAKNIRNYAKVNEDPKDALMKQYQKEIGELKRMLREEESSPEDEEGSDEISDIEEDPMNNNLKKCKIEEKRQLIEDERKKLKEAKNMAEEERDRLQTALLNHERELQLAEKEKEEIRNKLSTLEKKIIVGGENLLEKAEAQERLLAENANQLAETIAKENNLRNKLKEKEAERLDIEEKYSSLQDEAAGKTRKLKKVWTMLQSAKSELVDLQQEQQREMEGLLDNVRQLTRELRLQMLVIDSYIPSEYQALIERHVQWNEDIGEWQLRCVAYTGNNMRKRSMPTEKKKKRKQRGTGGGHNAAGDWQNMINLELSKLYKEYEDAVFDRPKTAGGNRRPKSSRSHRRMNNN